One segment of Streptomyces sp. TG1A-8 DNA contains the following:
- a CDS encoding PP2C family protein-serine/threonine phosphatase, translated as MPRKRSTDDGDELLARLGSLTAQARERAELQRSQVELAVALQRGMLPRDLPAADGLHLAVRYAPACHGLNVGGDWYDAFALPDGRIGLCIGDVQGHNIEAAALMGQVRAGLRALASVTGEPGELLGRTNDLLLALGSDLFATCTFMRLDPATGVLESARAGHIPFVWATADGRSGVVDDEGGPPLGVQEGTDYPVARHRLTTGGVFVLLTDGVVEGPSLSVEEGLRQVVRLAGIAAVAGLEVHALAAAVIGGAENVGHEDDAAVLVVGLDGLRAAHAAGSGVQP; from the coding sequence ATGCCCCGCAAGCGCTCCACGGACGACGGCGACGAGCTGCTGGCCAGACTCGGGTCGCTGACCGCCCAGGCGCGCGAGCGCGCGGAGCTGCAGCGCAGCCAGGTCGAGCTGGCCGTCGCCCTCCAGCGCGGCATGCTGCCCCGGGACCTGCCCGCCGCCGACGGGCTGCACCTGGCCGTGCGGTACGCGCCCGCCTGCCACGGCCTCAACGTGGGCGGCGACTGGTACGACGCCTTCGCCCTGCCCGACGGCCGCATCGGACTGTGCATCGGCGACGTGCAGGGCCACAACATCGAGGCCGCCGCCCTCATGGGCCAGGTCCGCGCCGGGCTGCGGGCCCTGGCCTCCGTCACCGGCGAGCCGGGCGAACTGCTCGGCCGGACCAACGACCTGCTCCTCGCCCTGGGCAGCGACCTGTTCGCCACCTGCACCTTCATGCGGCTCGACCCGGCCACGGGCGTGCTGGAGAGCGCGCGGGCCGGGCACATCCCCTTCGTCTGGGCCACGGCCGACGGCAGGTCCGGCGTCGTCGACGACGAGGGAGGGCCCCCGCTCGGCGTCCAGGAGGGCACGGACTACCCCGTCGCCCGGCACCGGCTCACCACCGGCGGGGTGTTCGTGCTGCTCACCGACGGCGTGGTGGAGGGCCCCTCGCTGAGCGTCGAGGAAGGCCTGCGGCAGGTGGTGCGGCTCGCCGGCATCGCGGCCGTCGCGGGTCTGGAGGTGCACGCGCTGGCCGCGGCCGTGATCGGGGGCGCCGAGAACGTGGGT